A region of the Mus caroli chromosome 7, CAROLI_EIJ_v1.1, whole genome shotgun sequence genome:
tacatagtgagaccgtaTCTCAAAAACACCATTTTAATCATGTCTTTTAATTGCACTGTATTTTGCATATAGCTttagaaggatatatatatatatatatatatatatatatatatatagtattaaatatatatatagtattaaaataatttactgcTGTGTTGCCTATTGTCTGCAATTTTGGGGGAAAAGTCCTTTAGTATAAAGGATGCGAAACAGCAATAATATCTGCAGTATAATATCTGCAGAAACAGTAATAAATATCTGCAGTATCTGCTCCTGAATGCCAAAACAAACACCAAGTAGTCTCATAAGAAATAAATAGCCAGTCAGTGTtgtcccacacctttaatccctacagttgggaggcagaggcaggtagatctctgagtttcaggacagccagtgctagtgctacacagagaaaccctgaatcgaaaactaaaaaaccaaaacaaaaataaataaacaataaaaaaagaaataactattgTTATAGCACTCAGACTCTGCATTCTATAGTCAATATACAGATGTACCAATGTAAAGGTAGCAATGGTACATTGAGAACTcaaacttcatttcttcttttatacaTCCTCAAAAGCACAAATGTAAATGCCATGAAAAAGCTCTGAAATGAGAACAATTTAAGATTATCTCTATGGAAAAAAGGAGAATGAAATGATAAGAGTTTTGAGACTAATTAAATTAAGAGTTTATACATCAATAatcagtatattttaaatatgtttaagttAAAGATCAAGattcatttatgtgtgtacatgtgtatattcaaagaattaatgaaaatatttttaaaattttagctaaGATATACTATTCAATGAATCTAAATATATAGACAAGCATGGTAGGGTACAcattcaattccagcacttgggatgtggaGAAGGTCCAAGAGTCAAGGAGATACTCTGGTTtgtgatttaataaaaaaataaataaaagagaaaattaaggtTAGCATAGGCTCTCCATCTCAAAACTAATAAATTTCATTATAAGAAAGGACCAAATGTGTACATTAATGTCTCACACCAATGCAGAAAATTTTATAAGAATGCAAAATAAATACCATAACTTAGGAATTCATACTGTGAATATATAATTCTAATGGTTAAAAACCCTTatgcatgcaaaaataaaaatagaatacttCTATAAATTGTATGATGCTCTAAGTTTAATTCAATCACCACAAAAATATGAGAAAGATGAAGGCAGCAACATTCCTATAATTGAAAAAGTCACATGTTGTACTGAATACCTTAATAAGGAGCCAGGTGTTTTGGTGTGTGctgttaattccagcactcctaAAGTAGGAACAGGTATCATTTTAACCAGGAGTGGTTGAAATGGTAAAAGCTGACTTCTGTTCAAACAATACAAttacagattttattattttgttacatCTTCTATATTAGGTATTCAATTAATATCATTGCAATCTCTTTTTTTGTATGATACTTTTCTGTTATTTGGTTCTTAACTCAGAATTCACATACTCTTGGTTGCTCAGTGAGGCTGTCCTTCGACGTTTGACCTGGACCTCGACCTCTGGCACGTGCTGTTCAGTAGTTCTTCTCAAGTGTAAGCGATCcctgaaagaaaaagatgaattaatttattaaaaatatttaaatgcattatGAGGGTTTAAGAGCTCTTGCCTTGGAATCAGGAAAccctgggctccattcccagctcTGTGTAAATAAGAGATTGTAGTACAtacatttaatctcagcagtaATGAGATGAAGACAGGGTTTATGATCACAACAACCCTAAATTAAAAGTTTAAGGATACTctcagctcaaggccagcctggtctacagagttagttccaagacagccaaggctacaaggaccccccccccaaaaaaaaaagcaaatttggGGTCAGTCTAGGCTAAATGAATCCTTCCCCTGAATCATAAAGATAAGATTGATAAAATGGTTCCGTAAGTAAAGCATTGCCAGCTATGAAGACAAACTAGACAATCTGATCCCTGAACCCTTGAAAATGTAGAGAGAACCTACTCCACAGAACTATGTTTACTTCTGTATCTGCCATACCGGCATACTCCCTCCCCttaccacaaaaaacaaacattatacattaaaaacaaaataaaagtttgaaGGAAAAGATAAAGGCTTCACTTAGAATCTTTTTCATTTGCATAGTGAATATTAAAAGGTATTCATATTCTAAttcaaaaaagataaaattattaaagtgTGCCTTTATTTCCAATACTCAAAAGGCAAAAGCAGgaacaaaaacataaaaggaCAGATTTCTCTAAGTTTTAAAGCAGTCTGTTCTACATATagaagttctaagccagccaggtctAACATAGGAAGCCTGTGTTGTGAtcaaaaaataagatacaatTAAAACATTAgagtattttataattaaaaatatattagaatctggagatggagatggctcagcaattacgAGCACTGtctgttcctccagaggtcctgagttcaattcccaggaatcacatggtggctcacaggcacCTATCAATATTGcaatctgatgctttcttctgacatCCAGGTATACATGTAGATAAAgcatatgtatgtaaaataaacatttaaaagatatTAGGACCTGAGATTTAAACATAATTAGGGGAGAACATTACATGAGAAAAATCTGGATTAAGATTgggaaatgaagtaaaaatatattatttccaattataaatctcaaaaaatatgtatatagatgtaacacacacataacccatatatacatatacaatatgcGCCAGTCCTCTGTTCCAACAAAAATACAAGATCACTCCAAActatttgggaaaatatttttagattataatcCATTTATAAACCAGACTAACAaagcataaaaattaaattggaaaattattaattaaaatattcatatgtacatgtagctgtcttcaggatTTATGAAGAAATAACATGTTCGCTTAAGGAAATGCTATAAACAGGCTGGGAAAATGCACTACCATGTTAAGATCTGGGAACACCTCACAAAATGGTCGTTCTGTCAAATTGAAAATAAGTAAGAGCCTCAGGGTGGCCATGTTAGGAACTGCAGAAACCATTCATAATACTGAAATTAGAAAAACACATGCAGAAAAGACAAATGGAAGGTCTTTGACAAGTCATGAAAGAATGTCGAAAGCAGAATCCAAATGCCAATTCTCTAAATTCTACCTATCTATAAAACTAGATCGATTAAGCACCTGACCAGTTAACAGTTGTTTTGTTTATAGAACCTTAacctgttccaaaaaaaaaaaaaaaacaaaaaaaacttaactGTCCTTATGttggggatgtgtgtgtatatgtgtgtgtgcgtgtacacgtACACACTTTTAAATGCCTTTCAGCAAAACTGCCTTGTAAAATCATACGACTTAGTAAACTGAAATGGGGTGATTTATTTCAagactagcttgggctacacagctaTATTATCAAAATATTGCCTGAAAACAAAGAATTACTTATAAATTCTCTTACAATTATTTAGACAATAACATAAGTATAGTAATAAATGTAGCAAATTAACTTCAAAAGCTACATTTTAAATGTGAGTTTTTAAAGTGAAGATACATTCATgaaaagaggaaggaataaaaaaatctagatgaaaaaatctagaatgaaaaaaatgacCAAATTCAGTCATTTTAATATAAAGTTCTGTGAACAGAACAAGTAAAATAACACTTTTAATAACAATAAAGCTCCTTTAATTAAGATATGTTCATCTAAATTGAAGAAAGGACACCCAGCATTTTCCAACTCAGTATCTGGTACAGCAATAATCACAATAGTCAACTGTCTCTCGAGACTGCATTTTGAGTTAGACCCTTCCttaaaacagtaacaaaagtAATCACAGCACCAAATCATTACTTAAGGCAAAGATACAGAACGTTCAGAGGCCTTGAAAAGGAGAATGCTTCATCAAAGAGATCTGATTCAACTAAGAAAATATAGTGGGCCATAATGAGCAGTTTTATAATAGTTACTAACAATAGCTGAGCCAAAATATTAGTTGAAACCCCATGTTACTAGAGTCTAAAGactaaattatattatatacaatattttaaagatatatttttgaaatctgGCAATTGCAGTGAAGATTACAAGTTTAAGGTTAACCTTGGCTACAAGATCATACTGTCATGTCAGAAAGACAAACTTCTAAATCAAAGTCTATGTTCTAAAATTTAGCATTATTTAATATTACCATATATGACAACCATAAATACTACCTCCcaataaatgtgaaagaaaacaagattttttttaaaaaaaagcaagctcataaaaaaaatcatgaaaaaatattgaaagtatGAAACACAGGAGTCACACTTGTGGTTTCAAGCACTGAAGGGAGAAGGTGGGGTGGATCACCAGCTCCATTGACAGTGGGATACATATCATGTCTGACACTAAATTGATTTATGTCAGAAacctgttttaaatttttttaagtgtatttgataaagaaatgtaaatgcagTTATTTTGTTCATTATTCTTTCAAATTTAGAGTAGTTTCTATCAATAAAACTATCCAGTTTTAAAGCATGTACAATCctggtttttaaatttctgtcttctcttaAAGAACGTACAACTTATATTTTTAGCTGCTACAGAgcgtttaaattttttttaagtaggcattaaaatataaatataaatttcctACCTGGTAGGTAAAGCTATCTTAACCATCACCAATAATAGGTGCTGACCTGACCTGGCTATATTGTTCTAAATTCTCACACCTATTCTactaccaaaaaaataaaaataaaaatagggaatCACCTGCTCTGCCATACAGGAACAGGCCATACACACCTATAACCTCTATATTCCTTCTCCCCCTACCCCATCTTCCAAATACCAGAATTCATGGAAAAATTCAACTTCCTGCTTCCCCCCACCTTCCATTATCAAAGGTTTTGGAAGATAAGAATAAGACTGTGAAAAGGAACCTGCACAAACAAGtctcctttttctcccctttccctacTGTGACACTGCATTAAAGGAGGGGTAAAAAGATACACAGCTATCGTAGCACCAGGTTAAGGAAATGGTAGTCAGCCCCTTGATGCCAATACTGCACAATTCCTCTGCGAAGTCCCTTCTTTTGTCAATGCAGGGAGAGGTAGGTGTCACCTCTACTGCATCAGGTGCCTGTAGGGAGAGAACCAGTGCTCAGTAGGCTCAGTTCTCTAGGACCTTAAGAAAGGGTGTGGCTGAAATTCCAACACCGCAGAAATGACAAGTGTTGTTATCTCCTTAGGTTTGTAGCATAATGGGGAGGGGTCTACTGCCCTGTACACACCATGCTGCGCCTGCGCACTTCAGCACCTCTGCAGCAGCGGCCATCTTTACAGATCCTCACAATGGCGTTTGACAAGCGACAGGGCCCCTTGATAATACCAAGATGACTTTGATAAAATTCAGAATgccatgaaaaaataaaagacatcgTCTTATTACCTCTACTCAATGAGTGGGTAAAAGCAAGTATTGCATAGACTTCATACATTAAACCCCCACTGTGAGGGGTGGGTGACAGTGACACAACAAGAAAATGGAACACTGAGACTAGCATCCCTATCTTGTAAATGGGAAGCAATTctacaaaaggaaacaacaagaacaaaatacaCAACCCAATCAGAAGGGAAGACTGCACGAAAAATCCTTAAGGTGAGGTCAGGCCATCCTACACAGGTTCTCTTCTCAACAACTCCCCCCTCCTCCAATATTGGTACATTCCGCATATCTACCTCAGTAGACCCCACCCTGGAAGCACCCTGAAGCCGACGGCCACTGGGCTGCAGGGCTAAAAATGACACCCTATGGCCTGAGTACCAGACTTTGTACATTAATTACTTCCATCCATGGGTCAGAGTTCCAAGGCCGCAAACCAAAAGCACTCTGGCCACCTGCAACCTGGACATACAATCACTTCTCTGACTTACACGTATCTTTTTGCCACTCAACCACATGACCTTGAGAAGTAGTTATAGAGGTCTCAGAGGAAATCACCCACTAACGCTCACCTTCCACCATACCATACCACCACTACACAGCTCTGACATCCTTGAAGCCACATGTAGCAGCAACAGAGCTCCCAGAacgcccccacccacccacccacctcgcGCGCACCCTCAGCCTAAAGGCCACAACAACAGAGCTCCCCCAAACACGAACTAAGAGGCCGCGGCAACACAGGCCGAGGCAACAGAGCTACTGCTCCCCCTACCCTAGGCTCACAGGCCGTGGCAATGGAGCTCCCACCCCCATAGCCCGCAGGCCATGGCAACAGCACTCCAGTCGCCCCCACCCTGAACACACAAGCCATGGCAACCAAGCTCGCAGCCCTCAGGCCACTGCAACACAGCTCCAGTTCCCCAGACCCCTGAAGGTGCTCCCATCCCCCCAGACCACACAAGCTGCGGCAGCCCAGTTCCCATGCCCTGTAGCACATTGGCTGTTGCTGCAATAGAGCTCCCACCCCCCAGAGAAAACAGGCTGCGGCACTGCGGCAGCAGAGTTCCCACGCCCTGTAGCCCACTGGCTGCATCAACAGAGCCCCAGCCTTGGACAACAGAGTGTCCACCCAGCCCCGAAGCCCACAGGCTGCGGCAACAGAGCTCCTGCATCCTGGAGCTCACAGGCCGCACAGTAACAGTTACAAAATCCCCGACTCTACAGGTTCCTGAAGCCGCAACAGAACTTctacccacacccacccccagaGCCAAAAGAGCTCGGGCATTCTGGAGGCCACAGGCCACACAGTTAACAGTTCCAAAATCTCTGGACGTACAAGTCGCGGCAACACAGCTCTGACTTCCAGGAGTCCAGAGGCCGCGACAAAAGAGGTCCCGCATCCTGGAGCCCCCATGCTGCGGCAACACAGCTCCTGCATCCTGGATCCCAGTCACAACCTCAGAGCACCATAATAAAGGCAACGCGTTACACGCAGGTGCCGCACTAACACACCCAAGGAGTCCGTCTGCCGGCTCCAAAGGATTGCTCaccaattctcaaaaataaaggtaTCTGGGTTGTCAAAAATCTTAATAAGCCCAAATCTAGAATGTTTTGGTCAAATAGGGTGCACTTTCACTACTAGAATCCACAatcccagctgaccttcctcgcTCCATTGCGTTGCAAATCACTCCTCAGAACCAAGCGTCTGGCATCTCGggctccctctcctctctgcgcTAGACTTGCCGCAATGGCTCAGGTTTATCACGCTGCTCGCTACGCATGCGTCCCAGGCAATggctgcacatgcgcacattttTGCCGCAATGCAGGGGTCTATGTCCCTCTGACCGGAATGTCCTGCCAAAAGGCAGCTACCAAAAGGAATGCTTGAGCATTCCTACTACAGAAATTTgagcatgtatttttttttaaaaaaattactgtcAATCTGGAATAATGGATATAATTACCTAATtctaaatacatttaattaaaaaaaatcgtTCCCAAGTGAATTCAAGTATCACACAGATTTTTACTACGTGGGAGAAGAAAAAAGGTTTGATCTCCAATATGAGGAAGACTGTGGTTTCTAGGCTATATCATTTTAAATAGTgtatccccccccacacacacacacaaaatcaaacaTGAAGCCCAGCCAAATTGTCAGATGCTTAAACTTCTGTACAGAAAAAATTTATCCTGATTCCGAATTCTACATTCTACATTAATGTAGTAttacttgtattttctttctctgtgttagaACATATGACTGGGGAGAAAAGTATTTTCTCCAAATCATGGTGTgattaaattttaatagaaagaCCATTCCATTATGAAACTTCTGTAtctgcttcttttgttgttgttggttttggagacagggcttacTAAATTTTGTTATGCCTGGGGCGGGGTGGAAAGTAGACACTATTTACTAACAAATATATGACCTCATAGAAATGCCATCCAgtaattccagctctcaggaaACTTATTCTAAGAAAGCAGTATTTTGCAtactcaaggccagcttgggttaaaTTTGTGacaatatctcaaaaaaaaaaacattttgtagATTGTGGATACATATATAAGAATTTGTTTCGGTTACTTTTGACCTATTAATTTCCTGTCTGCCTAGTAAAAGTATTATTGTGGTAGTAACTTCAATATGCAATTATTTGTAGATTAGGAAAACAAAATGGCAAGAAGAAAACTAAGGAAGCTAAATTTACATGGGTTTAGCATACCTTAATGACTGCCTGCAAGAACTGTTAATGAGGTATTCTAACAAAGTTGAAGTTCTCTACTTCCCTTCCCCCCACTGAGCTAGCATCCAGTCCCCAAACATCCTAAATCCAACTTCAATGAAGATACATTCAGTTCTAAAAGTAACCAAAACCTGAACTTTCAAAAACAGCTGAAGAAATCTATTTACATATAACTAAAAAATTAGATGCTATTGTCAGTCaccatggaaatgcaaatgaaaatcaCAAGGACAGACTActtatggaaaaatgaaaagacaatagATTAGGGCTAGGAATGGTGGAATGTAGCTCAGCTCTGCTGGGtgtgtattttgttgttgcttttctgaGGCTGGTTCTTAATCTATCCCAGGTGTGCTTGGAAATTCTTTTGTAGCACTAACTGGCTTAAAACTCAGAATAAGCCTTCTATCCTCATTACAGCAAGGGATTATCATgcctggttttgttcttttgttctttttttttttttttttttttttagacagggtttctctgtgtagcactggctgtcctggaactcactttgtagaccaggctggcctcccaagATGGGGAGATTTTGAAACAGGACGTGTCATGGTTGGGTTGGAATTTACCTTGCAGGAATTATGTGGTGCTAGAAATCAGACAGAGAGGNNNNNNNNNNNNNNNNNNNTCCTCATTACAGCAAGGGATTATCatgcctggttttttttttttttttttttttttttttttttttttttctggctgggTAAAGGGGGTTGGGTGGTAGTAaaggagggttttttgttgttgttgttgttgttttcccaagATGGGGAGATTTTGAAACAGGACGTGTCATGGTTGGGTTGGAATTTACCTTGCAGGAATTATGTGGTGCTAGAAATCAGACAGAGAGGGCACTTTGCAAGTCTGGGcctcatttctgttgttttagagggttgatttttgtttcttagaCAGTCTCATTATGTTGTTCTcactgtcctagaatttgctatgtagacttgGCTGCATCAAAACTACTACAGtgcttcctagtcctggcattaCAGATTTGTTAACCCTGAAAGACCCtggtgaatataaaattaatgtacTTGAGTATGACAGAGACAATGACTAAAAAACTTACTACACGCTGATAAGAATGCAAACTAATGCAGCCATCTTGAGCTAAAAACACGGTGGTTTGTCTCTTTTATCCCAGAAAATCTGAGGCAGAAAAATTGCCATGAATTCAAGGGTTGCCTCCCATGAAGTTAGCAGTATTTTCCAGTTTAGACTGGACAACAGAGTTAgactatcttaaaacaaaacaagccaggcagtggtaaattacacctttaatcccagcaatcactcACCCAAGTGAGGCAGGTTTATCTATGTAAGTTTGaatccagtctggtctacaaagcgagttccaggacagtcaggacgtttacacagagaaaccttgtctcagaaaaggaaaaaaaaaaaaaaaaaacaaagaacgaaaaacaaacaaacaaacaaacacaattccATAATATTTGAACTGAGTTTGTTAGAAGATTTAGGAAGACTACAGGTAAATTCTTATCACATGGCTAGTAATATTACAAGGCAGAATGATTATAtatgaagataaaatagaaaacatcagCTGTCTCACAACTGCCTTTCAATCAGCCAAGTTCCTGCATGGCTCCCACATTATTAGAATCATTCAGCAATAAGAGAGATCATTTCTATTCCTGAAGTGTAGCACAATTGTCAGAAGATGCTTTATCCTCAAATTCTGtaacccaaaaacaaaaagaaagaagaaattgggATGCTGTGTGACCCTGACCCCCATCACTTTTACATTGTTTTAGCTTTGAAAgaaatggttttttttaaaatcttgctgtatttttttttcatggattcCACTGCTTtttcaaaactttctttttaaagcttacTTTTGATAGCAACACTCTCATGCAATTTCAGCCACAGGTTTGTTGGATGATAGGGGTCGCTGTGGTTACAGCGTTGAAAGATTCCCAAAAATACAGTGAGgcatttcttttgggttttttgttttgttctttttgagattataatagaaAATTACCATAGAGCCTTCCATTTCCTCATTCCAAGACCTCCCATGTACTTcctactctctttcaaattcatgacctattTCTCTTTAACTTTTGTTTAGAACTTTAAGGATCCTAAGTTTGGAGCTCTTTTGTCTCCTTCCTAGGGGGCAGTTTGATGACCTGCTGCAGGATCTTCCCATTAGATCAAAAGGAGTTTCTATCCAGATAACattttctgggggagggggtgcctctctctctctctctctgtgtctctctgtgtctctttgtctcgtctctctaacacacacacactacggtttattttattactttataagTTTTTGCTTGTGCACCAGGGGCATGCCTCCTGTCCCCAGAGGCTACACGAGGGTGTCAGACACTCTAGAACTGGATAATTGTGACCTTCCATGTGGGTACTGTAAAGTGAACCTGAGTTCTCTGAAAAATCAGTCActatttttaaccactgaaccactaccctgggaatttttttttcttaattgaaagaAATTAGTTCctaacaatatattctgatcatatgttcccctcccccaattcctcccagattCTCCCTATCTCCCTTACTTCATGCCTTTCATCTCTCTGTCTAAAACACaagtaaaatcataaaaaatggaaaaaaagatcaTAACCAAAATATCCAAGcaaagaccaataagacaaaaaatgtacaaataaaacaatataagacCAATCATCCATAAAAGTACCACaattatgttttgtgttttccacCTACTCCTGGGCATAGGGCCTAGCCTGAGCTGGGGTTAACATATGCACAAGActacacaggttcaagccagatgggtTCCCAGTGCTTAGTCAGAGAAATGCACAGTGGCTCCCACCAACTAGCTATTTGCAACTGATGTCCACTTGCAAAgggaaattagttttctccaaaatAATGTCTATGGCCATTTTACTTGTACTTTagactttctgttttttttttcacatcctaTTTTTTCTTCCCTTGGACGTAAAGCAAAAAAATCAGTGAAGATGGAGAAAGTAAGTTAGAAGTGAGATAGTatgtatttctcttctctttgagaTATATGAAAACATGGTCAAAAAATGACATATGGGGGATAATGTCTTGGGAAAAATCTAAGAgatgctccagaaaaaaaaaaaaaaaaagactggctaAAGCAGACAAATTGCTTTTCTGGATTCATTCATAGGTAAATGTGGTGAGAATTGTACTGAGCCTTGAATGCCTCAGGAAAAAGCTACTATAAAGCCAAATGTTAAACTAGTGAGCTTCTGAAAGGTTTTAAAGCCTAGGCAGCAGTTTACAGACAATATGAATGCTAAATAATGCATATGATAGATTTAACTTTGAGGCTGGGTGTAGGAGTACTTGCCGTTAATCCTAGGTGATAAGAACAGAGTGTAATCTTTGTGACTTAAAGCATAGCCTGGCCTATGTAGTGTGCTCCAGGTCAGCAAGTGCTTCATAACAAGACCctttacaattttttaattttttttttttttttaagtcaggtaTGATGGATCTCTTTAAGTTTGAGtctagtctgatctacagagtgagtttcaggaaagccatggcttatacagagaaactctatgtcaaaaacaaacaaacagaaaaatcttcAAACTTCTTTTTAGCCAGGCATTGGcgtctcatgcctttaatctcagtactaaGAGGCAGATGCTTTTATGGATCTCGAAGTTCCAGAAcagattggtctacagagtgagttccaggttagccagggctacacagagaaaccctgtctctgaaaaaaacaaacaaacaaacaaacaaaaaaaaaaccaaaatacccaCTACCCCACAcacctttttaaaatgagattaagTTTGTCTTATGGGTAAACAATTATCTCCCCTGGAGTGTTGTGTACCTTTCTCCCCTGCACCAAGATAAACTAGGGCAGATGTCATTTTCCCAGTCTTATGACTGTCAGCAGTCTGTGTGCAGTCTGTTTTATCAATGGCACAGCAAGTGTTATGGTACTTCTCTGGAGTATATAAGAACTCTGGAACTTGCTTGATGGGCTTGCCTGGCTAGAGAGTATCTGTGATGGTTTAAGTGAGAAATGTTCCCCACATATTCTGGTATTTGAATAGTTGGTCCCCAGGTGATGGTTCTATTTAGTGAAGTTTAAGTGGTGTAGCCTTCCTGGAAAAAGTAAAACACAAAGAGAGGgtgttgaggttttttttaaacaaacaaacaaacaaacaaaaacaaacctgtgcagtttccagtttgctctctttgCTTGCTGCTTCATTTAAAGGTGTGAACATTCAGCTTCCTATACCAGCCACCTCTACTGAATAGAAAATTAAAGTTTatcaacacacaaaaaaatgactaTTTAAGGAGGTATAATGCTAACAAATCTGCTAAGAAAACTGTTGGGCAAAGATGCTATCATAATGTGTTGAACAAATATAGATAATTTGCATATAAAATAAGatctctcttggtctctctctcatctccttcttctctttctctctccccagaaAGATGGATCAATATGTTAATATGCAGTCTCAAGAACCTATAGAAggaccaggtggtggtggcacacacctttattcccagcacttgggaagcagaggcaggtggatttcttggtttgaggccagcctggtctacagaatgagtgcaggacagccagggctatacaaagaaaccctgtctctaaacacaaaaaaacaaagaacctatagaaggagagaacaaactctgacaattgtcctctgacttcacatgGATAGTGTAGGTATGTAagtacacaagcatacacacacacacacacacacatacacacacaaacacaaataacataatcatatttttgaagatatatatatatatatgtacatacacatacacacacacatatatatacatatatatatatatatatatacacacacacacacacacacacacatagtttgaataaaaaatggTCCCCATATATAGGCTCATAGAGTTGcataggaggtgtggctttggtggagtaggtgtagccttgttgggaGATGTGTTTTACTGGttataggctttgaggtttcagatgcccaagacaggcccagtgtcactgtctcttcctgctgcctacctatctagatgtggaactctcagctacctcttcagcaccatgtctacctgcatgctgccatgctttccactacactgataatggactaaagatATCACGGTTATCCAGTCCCAActaaatgtcttcttttataagagttgctgtggtcatggtgttttttc
Encoded here:
- the Snurf gene encoding SNRPN upstream reading frame protein produces the protein MERGRDRLHLRRTTEQHVPEVEVQVKRRRTASLSNQECHLYPRRSQQQQVPVVDFQAELRQAFLAETPRGG